From a single Anoplolepis gracilipes chromosome 3, ASM4749672v1, whole genome shotgun sequence genomic region:
- the LOC140663748 gene encoding DNA damage-regulated autophagy modulator protein 2-like, translated as MDKQEFFANLHYLPIAVFISLPTIFILTYVIAVLLGHVEAGFPYISDAATYAPESCIFSQAVNLIAILMFFMIYIRYSQVKECTSTFGSPASLPKWNHWALIFGLASTAGLSIVANFQETSVIVVHLIGAVLCFGGGTAYFWTQAVCSFYLHPSGYSLRLAHLRTALSTFCTVCFFVILITGVLAHLAYKGTNPRKWYKEDGGWELHVASTVTEWLCAMAFCAYILTFTDEFRDIRISPPKVICNMHRLRSSNEALNESQNSAVIHNQMNPSIST; from the exons ATGGACAAACAGGAATTCTTTGCTAATCTACATTATCTGCCGATCGCCGTTTTTATCTCCTTGCCTACGATCTTCATTTTAAc ATATGTAATCGCTGTTTTACTAGGACACGTAGAAGCTGGTTTTCCTTACATTTCCGATGCAGCAACTTATGCACCAGAGAGTTGCATTTTCTCTCAAGCTGTCAATTTGATTGCTATTCTCA TGTTCTTTATGATCTACATAAGATATTCTCAAGTTAAAGAGTGCACCAGCACTTTTGGTTCACCAGCCTCCTTGCCGAAATGGAATCATTGGGCCTTAATATTCGGCCTCGCATCAACCGCCGGTCTATCAATTGTCGCGAATTTTCAAGAAACTTCAGTAATCGTAGTTCATCTCATCGGCGCAGTACTCTGCTTTGGAGGTGGTACCGCGTATTTTTGGACTCAG gctgtatgttcattttatttacaccCGTCAGGATATTCGTTACGACTCGCGCATCTTCGCACGGCATTATCGACTTTCTGTACAGTATGCTTCTTCGTGATTCTTATCACAGGCGTACTAGCTCATCTCGCTTACAAAG GAACGAACCCTCGGAAATGGTACAAAGAGGACGGCGGCTGGGAATTGCATGTGGCTAGCACGGTAACCGAATGGCTTTGTGCAATGGCATTTTGCGCTTATATTCTGACATTCACGGATGAATTTAGGGACATTAGAATAAGTCCTCCAAAG GTAATATGTAACATGCATCGTCTAAGATCGAGTAACGAAGCGCTGAATGAGAGCCAAAATTCCGCTGTGATTCACAATCAGATGAATCCATCGATCAGTACCTGA